The following coding sequences lie in one Streptomyces albofaciens JCM 4342 genomic window:
- a CDS encoding TniB family NTP-binding protein: MTRALSHDDPLDGLPSRARIAELILGTRPPLDTYAGWQHYRTRYDLLVPAPTISPQQWSMLPESRQYDYDLYRELTNANLPLQDTPMHDKVGKLIRRRLSGNTRKKNDPTRAGVMISGWGNYGKTASVCSAGAVFEKQWLELHSHLNPQALPGTRDLHAPVVYVSTPVTATPKSLCTSILGFFRAPTRKSATLPELVRQVADSLYDHGVKALILDDINRLRMHRADDQDVLDLMRAFMSLDVTLILTGVNISGIGLLREAKWNKKTRQWEMPPLESTRIHGLEVTQTEHRFELIEIDRFRYTTPEQIAAFVNHLKGIEKHLRLMNATQGMLTDGSMPEYLMRRTGGVIGLLGRLLEDGAQEAMESGKEMIDESLLDEIVLRRDAPEQPPDEPVIPAAPQTAAKKATRAKRPRNTVFDDPGPAARAGA; the protein is encoded by the coding sequence GTGACCCGAGCCCTCTCTCACGATGATCCGCTGGACGGCCTGCCTTCACGAGCCAGGATCGCCGAGCTGATCCTGGGCACCCGCCCGCCCCTCGACACCTACGCCGGCTGGCAGCACTACCGCACCCGCTACGACCTACTCGTCCCCGCTCCGACGATCTCCCCGCAGCAGTGGTCGATGCTCCCTGAGAGCCGCCAGTACGACTACGACCTCTACCGGGAGCTGACTAACGCGAACCTCCCGCTGCAGGACACCCCCATGCACGACAAGGTCGGCAAGCTGATCCGGCGCCGGTTGAGCGGCAACACGAGGAAGAAGAACGACCCGACCCGCGCCGGCGTCATGATCAGCGGCTGGGGCAACTACGGCAAGACCGCGTCTGTCTGCTCAGCCGGAGCCGTCTTTGAAAAGCAGTGGCTGGAACTCCACAGCCACCTCAACCCCCAGGCTCTGCCGGGCACCCGTGATCTCCACGCACCGGTCGTCTATGTCTCGACCCCGGTGACAGCAACCCCGAAAAGCCTTTGCACGTCGATCTTAGGCTTCTTCCGGGCCCCGACCCGCAAGTCGGCCACTCTGCCGGAACTGGTACGGCAGGTCGCCGACTCCCTTTATGACCATGGCGTCAAAGCTCTGATTCTGGACGACATCAACCGGCTGCGGATGCACAGAGCCGACGACCAGGACGTCCTCGACCTGATGCGGGCATTTATGAGCCTGGACGTCACTCTGATCCTGACCGGCGTCAACATCTCGGGCATCGGGCTGCTCCGTGAGGCTAAGTGGAACAAGAAAACCCGGCAATGGGAGATGCCACCGCTGGAGTCGACCCGCATCCACGGTTTGGAGGTCACCCAGACGGAACACCGCTTCGAGCTCATCGAGATCGACCGGTTCCGCTACACCACCCCGGAACAGATCGCGGCCTTCGTCAATCACCTGAAGGGAATCGAGAAGCACCTGCGGCTGATGAACGCGACGCAGGGCATGCTCACCGACGGCAGTATGCCGGAGTACTTGATGCGTCGCACCGGCGGTGTCATCGGCCTGCTGGGACGCCTGCTCGAAGACGGCGCCCAGGAAGCCATGGAGTCCGGGAAGGAAATGATCGACGAGAGCCTGCTGGACGAGATCGTGCTCCGGCGCGACGCGCCAGAGCAGCCGCCGGATGAGCCCGTGATCCCGGCCGCGCCACAGACCGCCGCCAAGAAGGCCACGCGGGCGAAACGACCCCGAAACACCGTTTTCGATGACCCTGGCCCGGCTGCCCGCGCGGGCGCCTGA
- a CDS encoding TniQ family protein, which translates to MHPLPRSLEPLTGESLVSYLLRLSHRLGLPPLHLARMAGLANGFHRNRISRKLLLDLAPSQVEGFAHLTGLSPQEVTHLTLLSWHDRYPSIMRSLDQFQRTWADPWLFLSSPRFCTSCLAGDSTTTQRLHGGPWHKSWHLPVVFACIRHEQFLEPFCPHCGRPSSGSEFLIPRVNDNTLHPAQCRWTSAEPHAKKRMTRACGGWLNEASPHCVQPRPTAASLGFQQAILTRLSSPAPAAETAAYFTDLRVVATLISTSWPQARELMDTASAEKVDVYVRGRRGPHERQARDAPPRDPVVCAAVLQAADQVLAAEGLSGVLSHFIRAAFRTSPSHTPWVRLLARHENACSERLQAATEPLTRAFRKVGGSQGIRAPIRDDYRAEHIPAFLEHDWYQRHLARFSGHAPKFLRRAAAVQLVQWSMGGSRSDAAAFLGINPSRVQFKVASEPRFWAQAGCDPTELDTALRELASQLGAHPHLFVDYRRRREALQDWALDRTTWIVLINKMQPLPGSIRPDFDDRKRQEASVFVWTQVTQGEHLFAPRTIAARQPSSVRRRWAQRRSTTWFQLTRPDPLPHYADLRRVLGDYARQLTSTIDSGAASAGES; encoded by the coding sequence ATGCATCCATTGCCCCGAAGTCTCGAACCCTTGACGGGAGAATCCCTGGTCAGCTATCTGCTTCGGCTTTCTCACCGACTCGGCCTTCCGCCTCTTCACCTGGCCCGCATGGCGGGCTTGGCCAACGGGTTTCACCGCAACCGCATCTCCCGCAAACTGCTGTTGGACCTCGCGCCGTCGCAGGTCGAGGGCTTCGCCCATCTGACAGGACTGTCCCCACAAGAAGTCACTCACTTGACCCTGTTGTCCTGGCATGACCGCTATCCATCGATCATGCGTTCCCTCGATCAGTTCCAGCGCACATGGGCAGACCCCTGGCTGTTCCTCAGCTCCCCGAGGTTCTGCACCTCTTGCCTGGCCGGCGATTCAACAACTACCCAGCGTCTGCACGGAGGCCCTTGGCACAAGTCATGGCATTTGCCCGTCGTCTTCGCTTGCATCAGACATGAGCAGTTTCTGGAGCCGTTCTGCCCGCACTGTGGTCGGCCGAGTTCCGGATCCGAGTTTCTGATCCCACGAGTCAACGACAATACGCTTCATCCCGCGCAGTGCCGGTGGACGTCCGCTGAACCGCATGCGAAGAAGCGGATGACCCGAGCCTGCGGCGGATGGCTCAACGAAGCCAGCCCGCATTGCGTCCAGCCGCGGCCCACTGCAGCCTCCCTCGGATTCCAACAGGCCATTCTTACCCGTCTGTCTTCGCCGGCGCCCGCGGCAGAGACCGCTGCATACTTCACCGATCTGCGAGTGGTTGCCACTCTGATCAGCACATCCTGGCCGCAAGCGCGAGAACTGATGGACACCGCCTCGGCCGAGAAAGTCGATGTCTATGTCCGCGGTCGGCGCGGACCGCACGAACGTCAGGCCCGCGACGCGCCTCCGCGAGATCCGGTTGTCTGCGCCGCCGTTCTGCAGGCCGCTGACCAGGTTCTTGCTGCCGAGGGCCTCTCCGGGGTTTTATCACATTTCATCCGAGCTGCCTTCCGAACCAGCCCCAGCCACACACCGTGGGTGCGGCTCCTGGCCCGACACGAGAATGCATGCTCCGAGCGGTTGCAGGCGGCCACCGAGCCCCTCACACGTGCCTTCCGCAAGGTTGGCGGCAGCCAGGGCATCCGGGCGCCGATTCGAGACGACTACCGGGCTGAGCACATCCCGGCGTTCCTGGAGCACGACTGGTATCAACGCCACCTCGCCCGCTTTTCTGGCCATGCTCCCAAGTTCCTTCGTCGGGCTGCCGCGGTCCAACTCGTTCAGTGGTCTATGGGCGGCTCCCGGAGCGACGCAGCAGCGTTCCTTGGGATCAACCCCAGTCGGGTCCAGTTCAAGGTTGCCAGCGAGCCCCGATTCTGGGCACAAGCGGGTTGCGATCCGACCGAGCTCGATACGGCACTCCGGGAACTTGCTTCGCAACTGGGGGCGCACCCGCACCTCTTCGTCGACTACCGGCGCAGACGCGAGGCGCTTCAAGACTGGGCACTCGACCGGACCACCTGGATTGTCCTGATCAACAAGATGCAGCCACTGCCGGGATCGATACGACCCGACTTTGATGACCGCAAACGCCAGGAAGCCTCAGTCTTCGTCTGGACCCAGGTGACACAGGGAGAGCATCTCTTCGCCCCACGAACCATCGCAGCTAGACAGCCATCAAGCGTGCGACGGAGGTGGGCGCAGCGTCGGAGCACCACGTGGTTCCAACTCACCCGCCCCGACCCACTCCCGCACTACGCTGACCTGCGGAGAGTTCTTGGCGATTACGCACGCCAGCTCACCAGCACCATCGACTCGGGAGCCGCTTCCGCCGGTGAATCCTAG
- a CDS encoding TnsA-like heteromeric transposase endonuclease subunit: MGDGKVCWPIRDMAHVPVLSSRPMRGFTWQAKQRHRPGLEVMASTGRKHGFESLEEMRLLVALDFLRASEVLSQPFRVDFEHVGGQAWHIPDFLAVIGGGMWLLDVRPMELIKEEDALKFAAAREVAAACGWRYSVVAGWRPHVWSVLDHLSSRRRPTADLLGTRDQLLSAIGGQQGQVMTFSELAGATSVPSVGRANIVRLLWQRELGVDLGSPLRDSSLIWAA, from the coding sequence GTGGGCGACGGCAAGGTCTGCTGGCCGATCCGGGATATGGCCCACGTACCGGTGCTGTCGTCCCGCCCAATGCGCGGGTTCACGTGGCAGGCGAAACAGCGGCACCGCCCCGGGCTTGAAGTGATGGCCTCTACGGGCAGGAAGCACGGCTTTGAGTCGCTGGAGGAGATGCGGCTGCTGGTCGCGCTGGACTTCTTGAGGGCATCGGAGGTGCTGTCACAGCCGTTCCGGGTGGACTTCGAGCATGTGGGCGGGCAGGCCTGGCACATCCCGGACTTTCTGGCCGTGATCGGCGGCGGAATGTGGTTGCTGGACGTGCGCCCGATGGAGCTGATCAAGGAAGAGGACGCACTGAAGTTCGCGGCGGCCAGGGAAGTGGCGGCGGCCTGCGGCTGGCGGTACTCGGTAGTCGCGGGCTGGCGCCCGCATGTCTGGAGCGTCCTCGATCACCTGTCCTCGCGCCGACGGCCGACGGCCGACCTGCTCGGCACGCGAGACCAGCTGCTCTCCGCCATCGGCGGGCAGCAGGGGCAGGTGATGACGTTCTCCGAGCTGGCGGGCGCGACCAGCGTGCCTTCTGTGGGCCGGGCGAACATTGTCCGGCTGCTCTGGCAGCGCGAGCTAGGTGTTGACCTGGGCAGTCCCCTGCGGGACAGCTCGCTGATCTGGGCGGCGTGA
- the argC gene encoding N-acetyl-gamma-glutamyl-phosphate reductase, giving the protein MPVRAAVAGASGYAGGEVLRLLLGHPEVEIGAVTAHGNAGQRLGAVQPHLLPLAGRELVATTAEALAGHDVVFLALPHGQSAAVAEALGPEVLVVDCGADFRLADAADWEKFYGSPHAGTWPYGLPELPGAREALRGARRIAVPGCYPTAVSLALFPAYAAGLAEPEAVVVAASGTSGAGKAPKPHLLGSEVMGSMSPYGVGGVHRHTPEMAQNLSAAAGEPVTVSFTPTLAPMPRGILATCSAKARPGVDAADVRAAYEKALGDEPFVRLLPEGQWPSTAAVYGANTALVQVALDAAAGRIVVVSAIDNLTKGTAGGAVQSMNIALGLDEATGLSTIGVAP; this is encoded by the coding sequence ATGCCAGTACGAGCAGCAGTGGCCGGAGCGAGCGGATACGCCGGAGGTGAGGTTCTCCGGCTGCTTCTGGGGCATCCGGAGGTGGAGATCGGGGCCGTGACCGCGCATGGGAACGCGGGGCAGCGGCTCGGGGCGGTGCAGCCGCATCTGCTGCCGCTGGCCGGGCGGGAGCTGGTGGCCACGACGGCCGAAGCGCTGGCCGGGCACGATGTGGTGTTCCTCGCGCTGCCGCACGGGCAGTCCGCGGCGGTGGCCGAGGCCCTGGGGCCCGAGGTGCTGGTGGTGGACTGCGGGGCGGACTTCCGGCTGGCGGACGCCGCGGACTGGGAGAAGTTCTACGGTTCGCCGCACGCCGGCACCTGGCCGTACGGGCTGCCCGAGCTGCCGGGGGCGCGCGAGGCGCTGCGCGGGGCGCGGCGTATCGCGGTGCCGGGGTGCTATCCGACGGCCGTCTCGCTGGCGCTCTTCCCGGCGTACGCGGCGGGGCTGGCCGAGCCGGAGGCCGTCGTGGTCGCCGCCTCCGGCACCTCCGGCGCGGGCAAGGCGCCCAAGCCGCACCTGCTGGGCAGCGAGGTGATGGGCTCGATGAGCCCGTACGGCGTGGGCGGCGTCCACCGGCACACGCCGGAGATGGCGCAGAACCTGAGCGCCGCGGCGGGCGAGCCGGTCACCGTCTCCTTCACGCCGACGCTCGCGCCCATGCCCCGCGGCATCCTCGCCACCTGCTCGGCCAAGGCCCGGCCGGGCGTGGACGCGGCCGACGTGCGGGCCGCGTACGAGAAGGCGCTGGGCGACGAGCCGTTCGTACGGCTGCTGCCCGAGGGGCAGTGGCCGTCGACCGCGGCCGTGTACGGGGCCAACACCGCGCTGGTGCAGGTGGCCCTGGACGCGGCGGCCGGCCGGATCGTCGTGGTCAGCGCCATCGACAACCTGACGAAGGGCACCGCCGGAGGCGCGGTGCAGAGCATGAACATCGCCCTCGGCCTCGACGAGGCCACCGGGCT
- a CDS encoding IS5 family transposase (programmed frameshift) has product MVGLVERLVPDELWELFRRVVPPTEVRRPQGGGRRRSGDREVLAAVIFVATSGCTWRQLPPVFGPAWPTVYRRFAHWSRGRVWARLHRVLLDELGARGELDWSRCAIDSVSLRAAKGGPLTGPNPTDRGKSGSKIHLITDRNGLPLSLGISAANTHDSLGLQPLVRGIPPIRSRRGPRRRRPAKLHADKGYDYPHLRRWLRERGIRHRIARKGAESSQRLGRHRWVVERTVSWLAGCRRLHRRYERKAEHFLAFVGIAAALISYRKLTN; this is encoded by the exons ATGGTGGGCTTGGTGGAACGGCTGGTTCCCGATGAGTTGTGGGAGTTGTTCCGGCGGGTGGTGCCGCCCACGGAGGTCAGGCGTCCGCAGGGCGGTGGCCGGCGGCGGTCCGGGGACCGTGAGGTGCTGGCCGCGGTCATCTTCGTGGCGACCTCGGGCTGCACCTGGCGGCAGCTGCCGCCGGTCTTCGGTCCGGCCTGGCCGACCGTCTACCGGCGCTTCGCCCACTGGAGCCGGGGCCGTGTCTGGGCCAGGCTCCACCGGGTGCTCCTCGACGAGCTGGGCGCCCGCGGTGAGCTGGACTGGTCGCGGTGTGCGATCGACTCCGTCAGCCTCAGGGCGGCAAAAGGGGGCC CGTTGACCGGACCGAATCCGACCGACCGCGGCAAGAGCGGATCGAAAATCCACCTGATCACCGACCGCAACGGGCTGCCGCTGTCGCTGGGCATCTCCGCCGCCAACACGCACGACAGCCTGGGCCTGCAGCCGCTGGTGCGTGGCATTCCGCCCATCCGTTCCCGCCGCGGGCCTCGCCGCCGACGGCCGGCCAAGCTGCACGCCGACAAGGGCTACGACTACCCTCACCTGCGAAGATGGCTTCGTGAGCGGGGCATCCGTCACCGCATCGCCCGTAAGGGTGCCGAGTCTTCACAGCGGCTGGGCCGTCACCGTTGGGTGGTTGAGAGAACCGTGTCCTGGCTGGCCGGCTGCCGCCGCCTGCACCGCCGTTACGAGCGCAAGGCCGAGCACTTCCTCGCCTTCGTCGGCATCGCCGCAGCACTCATCAGCTATCGCAAGCTCACCAACTGA
- a CDS encoding transposase, giving the protein MAARGFLQIAPGRRVTLNGVEWTIEGVHGQFGRLLLVDDDGRTETRSFRWLLNHPDLRLLATAEEAGRPSPVSRQPRTLADLTEDQLERARLRASHVLEAERGFREGHPARALPGEPRPAYDPDRTTLTQRRYAKAAEIKAMPRPEAVRLGLQHLSYRTLERLSALSRDSLLLACADGRWTRRRSGHRSITEEVREAIFAVKAECNERARLSMSAKHRLMHQYMSERFPAFPIKKIPSRSTLDHVGAEWFGPGGARPRYARTAEAAAEAGVSGRMVVHRPGQVLVLDSTPMPVKLRETVFGDAVTATLTLALDLYTHGLPAFRLTLQSDTSVDIAMLLRDVMLPLPMRDGWGEDMEWPYAGVSAEVIAEFTGHRVAALPFFAPETVTTDHGGPYKNHDLMEAEREIGCRILPARVLRQTDKFAVERQFLTIQTMLFEHLLGFTGGDVADRGADPERDASLTLAQAEHIIATWIVQIWQNRKLGEYAPSWAPGDDHSPNTLFAAAMEQGGFDLDFPEPSFYYKVLRKHHVKIHPRRGVKILGLWYHHPVLDEPRFLHPSARGGKHAGKWVVRSDRRDRRQVFFQDPADHETWHILRWRGLPPEGEIPAFSDKTADALLTRVRANKIRIHSESQLLEHLLGILGSVTPVDQWPTQAKQKAGKKQRVAQAREITRAQAAAADRPAAPAIADEPARAEMPAAWAEHARSIDHAVDADRRRRREEALADVKPVAPATLHEALNRRPMFRLPPPDDSEADTPVQEDDT; this is encoded by the coding sequence ATGGCAGCGAGAGGATTCTTGCAGATCGCGCCTGGCAGGCGGGTCACGCTCAACGGCGTCGAGTGGACGATCGAAGGCGTCCATGGCCAGTTCGGCCGGCTCCTCCTCGTGGATGACGACGGCCGCACGGAGACCCGCTCGTTCCGCTGGCTCCTCAACCATCCCGATCTGCGGCTCCTGGCGACGGCCGAAGAGGCGGGTCGCCCGTCGCCGGTCTCCCGGCAGCCGAGGACACTGGCCGACCTGACCGAGGACCAGTTGGAACGGGCCCGGCTGCGGGCTTCGCATGTGCTAGAAGCCGAGAGGGGGTTCCGGGAGGGCCATCCGGCTCGGGCCCTGCCAGGTGAGCCCCGGCCCGCCTACGATCCGGACCGCACGACGCTGACCCAGCGCCGCTACGCAAAGGCCGCAGAGATAAAGGCGATGCCTCGCCCGGAGGCGGTCCGTCTTGGTCTGCAGCACCTCAGCTACCGGACGCTGGAGCGCCTGTCGGCGCTTTCGCGCGACAGTCTTCTGCTGGCCTGCGCGGACGGGCGCTGGACACGGCGACGCAGCGGGCACCGCAGCATCACCGAGGAGGTCCGCGAGGCGATCTTCGCCGTCAAGGCCGAGTGCAACGAACGCGCCCGCCTGAGCATGTCCGCCAAGCACCGGTTGATGCACCAGTACATGAGCGAGCGGTTCCCTGCGTTTCCGATCAAGAAGATCCCTTCCCGCTCGACGCTCGACCACGTCGGGGCGGAGTGGTTCGGCCCCGGCGGAGCCCGGCCGCGTTACGCGCGGACGGCCGAGGCCGCCGCGGAGGCTGGGGTCTCCGGCCGGATGGTGGTCCACCGGCCGGGCCAAGTTCTGGTGCTGGACTCGACCCCGATGCCGGTGAAGCTGCGCGAGACCGTGTTCGGGGACGCGGTCACCGCGACGTTGACCCTCGCGCTCGATCTCTACACGCACGGGCTGCCGGCCTTCCGGCTCACGCTCCAGTCCGACACCTCGGTCGACATCGCGATGCTGCTGCGGGACGTGATGCTGCCGCTTCCGATGCGCGACGGCTGGGGCGAGGACATGGAATGGCCCTACGCAGGGGTGTCGGCCGAGGTGATCGCCGAGTTCACCGGGCACCGGGTCGCCGCTCTGCCGTTCTTTGCCCCGGAGACGGTCACCACCGACCACGGCGGCCCCTACAAGAACCACGACCTGATGGAAGCCGAACGGGAGATCGGCTGCCGGATCCTGCCCGCTCGCGTCCTGCGGCAGACCGACAAGTTCGCAGTCGAGCGCCAGTTCCTCACCATCCAGACCATGCTCTTCGAGCACCTGCTGGGCTTCACCGGCGGCGATGTCGCGGACCGCGGGGCCGACCCGGAACGCGATGCGAGCCTCACGCTCGCACAGGCCGAGCACATTATCGCGACCTGGATCGTCCAGATCTGGCAGAACCGCAAACTAGGCGAATACGCCCCGAGCTGGGCGCCGGGTGATGACCACAGCCCCAACACCCTGTTCGCTGCGGCGATGGAACAGGGCGGCTTCGACCTGGACTTCCCCGAACCAAGCTTCTACTACAAGGTCCTGCGCAAACACCACGTGAAGATCCATCCGCGACGCGGGGTGAAGATCCTCGGGCTCTGGTATCACCACCCGGTCCTCGATGAGCCGCGCTTCCTGCACCCTTCCGCTCGAGGCGGCAAACACGCGGGCAAGTGGGTAGTCCGCAGTGACCGAAGGGACCGCCGGCAGGTCTTCTTCCAGGACCCTGCCGACCACGAGACCTGGCACATCCTGCGCTGGCGAGGGCTGCCGCCCGAAGGCGAGATCCCCGCATTCTCGGACAAGACCGCCGACGCCCTGCTGACACGCGTGAGGGCGAACAAGATCAGGATTCACTCTGAGAGCCAGCTCTTGGAACATCTGCTCGGGATCCTCGGCTCGGTCACCCCAGTCGATCAATGGCCCACCCAGGCCAAGCAGAAGGCCGGAAAGAAGCAGCGCGTCGCCCAAGCCCGCGAGATCACCCGCGCACAGGCTGCGGCCGCTGACCGCCCCGCCGCACCCGCCATCGCGGATGAGCCAGCTCGGGCTGAGATGCCCGCGGCCTGGGCCGAGCACGCCCGCTCGATCGACCACGCGGTCGACGCCGACCGCCGTCGACGACGCGAAGAAGCCCTCGCCGACGTCAAGCCCGTGGCCCCGGCAACGCTGCACGAGGCCCTAAACCGGCGTCCCATGTTCCGGCTTCCGCCCCCCGACGACTCGGAAGCCGATACACCTGTCCAGGAGGACGACACGTGA